A stretch of Hoplias malabaricus isolate fHopMal1 chromosome 10, fHopMal1.hap1, whole genome shotgun sequence DNA encodes these proteins:
- the znf526 gene encoding zinc finger protein 574: protein MSDPQEEEYVEHQYMCSECQKLFNTLEEVLIHQQIHTGDDAEAVSGLEDSAESQYQCLECGSLLRNSDELLIHQEMHMREAGLDGEHETICEVAETDAAVASVPIHYQCLECLALFDTPEQWMAHRQTHGKISTHSNMSEADYVLQPDGTITPVVNVQNLVLDDERAGQILTLAQALRDQQAQVQPKSTHLSRANVLPGTTTLPGSNSAMLRLQFCSAQALADGSASTTLRKAKLLPPVLSSEAVRLENGVTTLNLLPTVEQVDSGKHMEEEVLIIHPYECSECNLLFSTPEDFLQHQGEHFLAQDKESGGDGVMLGYEEGAIVKDEDGREERNRMIQGKNLSGRRLYTARATGLGLNSSISSTILQCEECNRTFTTANRLAAHLKVHEQGTHECPECDKVFKKVGSLQTHMRTHSGEARFLCVDCGHSFTTEMTLIIHRKSHTSEPLHRCPFCAKTFTNMTKFLYHRRTHTNREPVNPASTVTFTHRLPLSIMQRAREREAVWRKEKAALTVPAASEMESSETVLEAAACESQAAVVTENGVDFEDLTKEIAVKSQVTSDIPSAQNLSNLESCDKQKGQPFVIQENLKFPCSTCEKAFSSQIRLLSHRQVAHSNERRFKCNVCSKPFKKQIHLRNHLRTHTGERPFQCSVCGKTFSSLANLSRHGLTHTGVRPYRCDVCHRAFSQSSNLRQHRLLHSDHAPLPCPDCPATFVRPEKLAAHRFLRHQGAPAPFPCPHCPSGFLRKRQRDIHSLEEHPDQTQTYPDGIQAQGTGVDGQLVSNGGSRAPQVPSILPKPNFDCTVCGKRLNSFANLRLHQLSHGLGPGRPRGSGSTSGRSHPCPVCGKLFVSASSVTLHQRVHTGERPYPCTVCGKRFRQNTHLREHLRTHSGERPYRCEFCGKGFVQSMHLAEHRRTHTGERPHACAECGKTFKTISNLRNHCKTHTRAQLQRDIEQANNAVAVESVIETNMATVAVVNASEMNLTTSGSALCQQGVQLGQPQLIQIQTSGLAQTQGTPTIMCNEFGETIAIIETSGDLAEAIELYHTALEGGVSMEAITLDNLQLM, encoded by the exons ATGAGTGACCCTCAGGAGGAGGAGTATGTGGAGCACCAGTACATGTGCAGTGAGTGTCAGAAGCTTTTCAACACTCTGGAGGAGGTTCTCATCCACCAGCAGATCCACACCGGAGATGACGCAGAGGCTGTGTCTGGCCTCGAGGACTCAGCCGAGAGCCAGTACCAGTGTTTGGAATGTGGCTCCCTTCTCAGGAACTCAGATGAACTGCTGATTCACCAAGAAATGCACATGAGAGAGGCAGGACTGGATGGAGAACATG AGACCATATGTGAGGTGGCAGAAACGGATGCTGCTGTTGCTTCAGTGCCAATCCACTACCAGTGCCTGGAGTGCCTGGCCCTTTTTGACACTCCCGAGCAGTGGATGGCACATAGACAGACACACGGAAAGATCAGCACACACAGCAACATGTCTGAGGCT GATTATGTTCTGCAGCCGGATGGTACCATCACTCCTGTGGTCAATGTGCAAAACCTGGTGCTAGATGACGAAAGGGCAGGACAGATCCTGACTTTAGCCCAG GCTCTACGTGATCAGCAGGCTCAGGTCCAGCCTAAATCAACACATCTATCTAGAGCTAATGTTCTGCCAGGTACTACTACTTTGCCCGGTTCTAACTCGGCTATGCTCCGACTGCAGTTCTGTTCTGCACAAGCCCTCGCGGACGGTTCTGCCTCCACAACACTTCGCAAGGCTAAGCTCCTTCCCCCTGTTCTGTCCTCTGAGGCTGTCAGACTGGAGAATGGTGTCACCACGCTTAATCTTCTTCCAACTGTTGAGCAGGTGGATTCAGGCAAGCACATGGAAGAAGAAGTTTTAATCATCCATCCTTATGAGTGCTCAGAGTGTAACCTGCTTTTCAGCACCCCTGAAGATTTCCTCCAACACCAGGGGGAGCACTTCCTGGCACAGGACAAAGAGAGTGGCGGTGACGGTGTTATGTTAGGATATGAAGAGGGTGCCATAGTAAAGGATGAAGACGGGAGGGAGGAAAGGAATAGGATGATCCAAGGGAAGAACTTGAGTGGAAGACGTTTGTACACCGCCCGGGCAACCGGTCTCGGCTTGAATTCCTCCATTTCGTCCACTATCCTCCAATGTGAGGAGTGCAACAGAACTTTCACCACGGCCAATCGGCTGGCGGCACACCTGAAGGTGCATGAGCAAGGAACACATGAGTGTCCAGAGTGCGATAAAGTTTTCAAGAAAGTGGGGTCATTGcaaacacacatgcgcacacactcTGGAGAAGCCCGTTTCCTGTGTGTGGACTGTGGACACAGCTTTACAACAGAAATGACTCTCATCATACACAG gaAGTCCCACACATCCGAGCCTCTCCACAGGTGCCCGTTCTGTGCCAAAACCTTCACCAACATGACCAAGTTCTTGTATCACCGTcgtactcacacaaacagagagcCAGTCAATCCTGCCTCCACG GTAACATTTACTCACCGCTTGCCTCTGTCCATCATGCAGAGGGCAAGAGAGCGAGAGGCTGTGTGGAGGAAAGAGAAAGCAGCTCTTACAGTTCCTGCAGCTTCCGAAATGGAATCGAGTGAGACTGTTCTAGAGGCTGCCGCTTGTGAGTCGCAGGCTGCTGTGGTAACAGAGAATGGGGTGGATTTTGAGGACCTAACCAAAGAAATAGCAGTAAAGTCGCAGGTGACTTCAGACATCCCCAGTGCCCAAAACCTGTCTAATTTGGAGAGTTGTGACAAACAGAAAGGACAGCCTTTTGTTATTCAAGAGAACCTTAAATTCCCATGTTCCACTTGTGAAAAAGCGTTCTCTTCGCAGATCCGCTTGCTGAGCCACCGGCAAGTGGCCCACTCCAATGAGCGTCGCTTTAAATGCAATGTCTGCAGCAAACCATTCAAGAAGCAGATCCACCTGCGAAACCATTTGCGAACACACACAGGTGAACGTCCTTTCCAGTGTAGCGTCTGCGGAAAGACATTCTCCTCACTAGCAAACCTCAGCCGCCACGGCCTCACACACACTGGGGTGCGACCATACCGTTGTGATGTGTGCCATCGCGCTTTCAGCCAGTCATCAAACTTACGACAGCACCGGTTGCTCCACAGTGACCATGCACCTTTACCCTGCCCAGATTGCCCTGCAACCTTTGTTCGGCCTGAGAAACTTGCAGCTCACCGTTTCCTGCGCCATCAAGGGGCACCTGCACCTTTTCCTTGCCCCCATTGCCCGTCAGGATTCTTGCGCAAGAGGCAAAGGGACATCCACAGCCTGGAAGAGCATCCTGACCAGACACAGACTTACCCTGATGGAATTCAAGCTCAGGGCACAGGAGTAGATGGTCAGCTGGTGTCTAATGGAGGAAGCAGAGCACCCCAAGTTCCTTCCATACTGCCCAAACCAAACTTTGACTGTACTGTTTGTGGGAAGCGCCTGAACTCCTTTGCGAACCTTCGGCTACACCAGCTGAGCCATGGACTGGGACCAGGACGCCCAAGAGGTTCTGGCTCTACCTCTGGAAGGTCTCACCCTTGCCCCGTGTGCGGGAAGCTATTTGTGTCCGCCTCCAGCGTCACGCTGCACCAGCGGGTGCACACAGGAGAGCGGCCATACCCTTGCACTGTTTGCGGGAAACGTTTTCGTCAGAATACGCACCTGCGGGAGCACTTGCGCACTCACTCAGGCGAGAGACCCTACCGCTGTGAGTTTTGCGGCAAGGGCTTTGTGCAGAGCATGCACCTGGCAGagcacagacgcacacacacaggcgagAGGCCGCACGCTTGCGCAGAGTGTGGGAAAACCTTCAAGACCATCTCCAATCTGAGAAACCATTGTAAGACTCACACGCGAGCCCAGCTGCAACGAGACATAGAGCAGGCAAATAATGCTGTTGCTGTGGAGTCCGTCATTGAGACCAACATGGCGACAGTTGCAGTGGTGAACGCCTCAGAGATGAACCTCACTACTTCAGGATCAGCACTTTGCCAGCAGGGGGTCCAGCTCGGTCAGCCCCAACTCATACAGATCCAGACATCTGGTCTGGCACAG ACTCAGGGCACTCCCACCATCATGTGTAATGAGTTTGGGGAGACGATAGCCATCATAGAGACCAGTGGCGACCTGGCGGAGGCAATAGAGCTGTACCACACAGCGCTGGAAGGAGGGGTCAGCATGGAGGCCATCACGCTGGACAACCTGCAGCTGATGTGA